A single genomic interval of Burkholderia cepacia ATCC 25416 harbors:
- the gspE gene encoding type II secretion system ATPase GspE produces the protein MSDVLASSAHDGAPGERQPPSPLAARLLPYGFAKSGQVLIAHQLDDTLEVWISERTSDAALAEIARNFGSISVHRVPADELAQAINHAYARQDGSAAQVVGEVEGEVDLSRLMQDIPEVEDLLESEDDAPIIRMINALLTQAAREQASDIHIEPFENASVVRFRVDGTLRDVVRPKKALHGALISRIKIMAQLDIAEKRLPQDGRITLRVGGRPVDVRVSTLPTGHGERAVLRLLEKDAQRLNLEALGMGRDTLVQFDKLIARPHGIVLVTGPTGSGKTTTLYASMSRLETATTNIMTVEDPIEYDLGGIGQTQVNERIGMTFARALRSILRQDPDVIMIGEIRDLETAQIAVQASLTGHLVLATLHTNDAASAVTRLTDMGVEPYLLASSLLGVLAQRLVRQLCPVCKEERQEEGRTVWHPVGCDKCGHSGYAGRRGVYELLLVDESIRSLIHRNAADAEILAAGRAEGMRTLRDDAERWLASGATSLEEVLRVTGGA, from the coding sequence GTGAGCGACGTGCTCGCCTCTTCCGCCCACGACGGCGCGCCGGGCGAACGCCAGCCGCCGTCGCCGCTCGCCGCGCGGCTGCTGCCGTACGGCTTCGCGAAGAGCGGCCAGGTGCTGATCGCGCACCAGCTCGACGATACGCTCGAGGTGTGGATCAGCGAACGCACGAGCGATGCCGCGCTCGCGGAGATCGCGCGCAACTTCGGCTCGATCTCCGTGCATCGCGTGCCGGCCGACGAGCTCGCGCAGGCGATCAACCACGCGTACGCGCGCCAGGACGGCAGCGCCGCGCAGGTGGTCGGCGAGGTCGAAGGCGAAGTCGACCTGTCGCGGCTGATGCAGGACATCCCCGAAGTCGAGGATCTGCTCGAATCGGAAGACGACGCGCCGATCATCCGGATGATCAACGCGCTGCTCACGCAAGCGGCGCGCGAACAGGCATCGGACATCCACATCGAGCCGTTCGAGAACGCTTCCGTCGTGCGCTTTCGCGTCGACGGCACGCTGCGTGACGTCGTGCGGCCGAAGAAAGCGCTGCACGGTGCGCTGATCTCGCGGATCAAGATCATGGCGCAGCTCGACATCGCGGAGAAGCGCCTGCCGCAGGACGGCCGCATCACGCTGCGCGTCGGCGGCCGGCCGGTGGACGTGCGCGTGTCGACGCTGCCGACGGGCCACGGCGAGCGTGCGGTGCTGCGTCTGCTGGAAAAGGATGCGCAGCGGCTGAACCTCGAGGCGCTCGGGATGGGCCGCGACACGCTCGTCCAGTTCGACAAGCTGATCGCCCGCCCGCACGGCATCGTGCTCGTCACGGGCCCGACCGGTTCGGGCAAGACGACCACGCTGTATGCGTCGATGTCGCGGCTCGAAACCGCGACGACCAACATCATGACCGTCGAGGACCCGATCGAATACGACCTCGGCGGCATCGGCCAGACGCAGGTGAACGAGCGGATCGGGATGACCTTTGCCCGTGCGCTGCGCTCGATCCTGCGCCAGGATCCGGACGTGATCATGATCGGCGAGATCCGCGACCTCGAAACCGCGCAGATCGCGGTGCAGGCGTCGCTGACGGGCCACCTCGTGCTCGCGACGCTGCACACGAACGATGCGGCATCGGCCGTCACGCGTCTGACCGACATGGGCGTCGAACCCTACCTGCTCGCGTCGTCGCTGCTCGGCGTGCTCGCGCAGCGGCTCGTGCGCCAGCTCTGCCCCGTCTGCAAGGAAGAACGCCAGGAAGAAGGCCGCACCGTGTGGCATCCGGTCGGCTGCGACAAGTGCGGGCATTCGGGCTATGCGGGCCGGCGCGGGGTGTACGAACTGCTGCTGGTCGACGAGTCGATCCGCTCGCTGATCCACCGCAACGCGGCCGACGCGGAGATTCTCGCCGCCGGTCGTGCGGAAGGGATGCGCACGCTGCGCGACGACGCCGAGCGCTGGCTCGCGTCCGGTGCGACGTCGCTCGAGGAAGTGTTGCGCGTGACGGGAGGCGCATAG
- the gspD gene encoding type II secretion system secretin GspD, with protein MTRNRFVMRRVATTLIVAGLIVSQAAYAQVTLNFVNADIDQVAKAIGAATGKTIIVDPRVKGQLNLVAERPVPEDQALKTLQSALRMQGFALVQDHGVLKVVPEADAKLQGVPTYVGNAPQARGDQVITQVFELHNESANNLLPVLRPLISPNNTVTAYPANNTIVVTDYADNVRRIAQIIAGVDSAAGAQVQVVPLRNANAIDLAAQLQKMLDPGAIGNSDATLKVSVTADPRTNSLLLRASSASRLAAAKRLVQQLDAPSGVPGNMHVVPLRNADAVKLAKTLRGMLGKGSGSDSGSSASSNDANSFNQNGGSSSSGNFSTGTSGTPPLPSGGLGGSSSSSGYGGSSGSGGGLGSAGLLGGDKDKGDDNQPGGMIQADAATNSLIITASDPVYRNLRSVIDQLDARRAQVYIEALIVELNSNTSGNLGIQWQVASGQFLGGTNLNPTGGLGNSIINLTAGGVANAAGGITGGGLANNLGALSQGLNIGWLHNMFGVQGLGALLQYFSGVSDANVLSTPNLITLDNEEAKIVVGQNVPIATGSYSNLTSGNTNNAFNTYDRRDVGLTLHVKPQITDGGILKLQLYTEDSAVVAGTTSAQTGPTFTKRSIQSTILADNGEIIVLGGLMQDNYQVSNSKVPLLGDIPWIGQLFRSETKLRQKTNLMVFLRPVIISDRNTAQEVTANRYDYIQGVTGAYKSDNNVMRDKDDPVVPPMPIGPSQGGTAAGNLFDLDKMRRQQVQRQVVPVPAQPLPEATPAQPQSVPQQAVPQQPLTATPGASQ; from the coding sequence ATGACAAGAAATCGCTTCGTTATGCGGCGTGTCGCCACGACCCTGATCGTCGCCGGCCTCATCGTTTCGCAGGCCGCCTACGCTCAGGTCACGCTCAACTTCGTGAATGCGGATATCGACCAGGTCGCCAAGGCGATCGGTGCCGCAACCGGCAAGACCATCATCGTCGACCCCCGCGTGAAGGGGCAGCTCAACCTCGTGGCCGAACGGCCGGTGCCGGAAGACCAGGCGCTGAAGACACTGCAGTCCGCGCTGCGGATGCAGGGCTTCGCGCTCGTGCAGGATCACGGCGTGCTGAAGGTCGTGCCCGAGGCCGACGCGAAGCTGCAGGGCGTGCCGACCTACGTCGGCAACGCGCCGCAGGCGCGCGGCGATCAGGTGATCACGCAGGTGTTCGAGCTGCACAACGAATCGGCGAACAACCTGCTGCCCGTGCTGCGGCCGCTGATCTCGCCGAACAACACGGTGACGGCCTACCCGGCGAACAACACGATCGTCGTTACCGACTACGCGGACAACGTGCGACGCATCGCGCAGATCATCGCCGGCGTCGACAGCGCCGCGGGCGCGCAGGTGCAGGTCGTTCCGCTGCGCAACGCGAACGCGATCGACCTCGCCGCGCAGCTGCAGAAAATGCTCGACCCGGGCGCGATCGGCAACAGCGACGCAACGCTGAAGGTGTCGGTCACGGCCGACCCGCGGACCAACTCGCTGCTGCTGCGCGCATCGAGCGCGTCGCGCCTCGCGGCCGCGAAGCGGCTCGTGCAGCAGCTCGACGCGCCGAGCGGGGTGCCCGGCAACATGCATGTCGTGCCGCTGCGCAATGCCGATGCGGTGAAGCTGGCGAAGACGCTGCGCGGCATGCTCGGCAAGGGGAGCGGCAGCGACAGCGGCTCGTCGGCATCGTCCAACGATGCGAACAGCTTCAACCAGAACGGCGGCTCGTCGTCGAGCGGCAACTTCTCGACCGGCACGTCGGGCACCCCGCCGCTGCCGTCGGGCGGCCTCGGCGGTTCGTCGTCCTCGTCGGGGTACGGCGGTTCGTCGGGCAGCGGCGGCGGTCTCGGCAGCGCCGGCCTGCTCGGCGGCGACAAGGACAAAGGCGACGACAACCAGCCGGGCGGCATGATCCAGGCCGACGCGGCGACCAACTCGCTGATCATCACCGCGTCGGATCCGGTGTACCGGAACCTGCGCTCGGTGATCGACCAGCTCGACGCGCGGCGCGCGCAGGTCTATATCGAAGCGCTGATCGTCGAGCTGAACTCGAATACGTCCGGCAACCTCGGTATCCAGTGGCAGGTCGCGAGCGGCCAGTTTCTCGGCGGCACGAACCTGAACCCCACTGGCGGTCTGGGCAACAGCATCATCAACCTGACGGCGGGCGGCGTGGCCAACGCCGCCGGCGGCATCACCGGCGGCGGGCTGGCCAACAATCTCGGGGCGCTGAGCCAGGGGCTCAACATCGGCTGGCTGCACAACATGTTCGGCGTGCAGGGGCTCGGCGCACTGCTGCAGTATTTCTCGGGCGTGAGCGACGCGAACGTGCTGTCGACACCGAACCTGATCACGCTCGACAACGAGGAAGCGAAGATCGTCGTCGGCCAGAACGTGCCGATCGCGACCGGTTCGTATTCGAACCTGACGAGCGGCAACACGAACAACGCGTTCAATACCTACGACCGTCGCGACGTCGGCCTGACGCTGCACGTGAAGCCGCAGATCACCGACGGCGGGATCCTCAAGCTGCAGCTCTACACCGAGGATTCGGCGGTGGTCGCCGGCACGACCAGCGCGCAGACCGGCCCGACCTTCACGAAGCGCTCGATCCAGTCGACGATCCTGGCCGACAACGGCGAGATCATCGTGCTCGGCGGCTTGATGCAGGACAACTACCAGGTGTCGAACAGCAAGGTGCCGCTGCTCGGCGACATTCCGTGGATCGGCCAGCTGTTCCGTTCCGAAACGAAGCTGCGCCAGAAAACCAACCTGATGGTATTCCTGCGCCCGGTGATCATTTCCGATCGCAATACCGCGCAGGAAGTCACGGCCAATCGTTACGACTACATCCAGGGCGTGACGGGCGCGTACAAGTCCGACAACAACGTGATGCGCGACAAGGACGATCCGGTCGTCCCGCCGATGCCGATCGGCCCGAGCCAGGGTGGCACGGCTGCGGGCAACCTGTTCGATCTCGACAAGATGCGTCGCCAGCAGGTACAGCGCCAGGTGGTGCCGGTGCCGGCCCAGCCGTTGCCGGAGGCGACGCCCGCGCAGCCGCAGAGCGTGCCGCAGCAGGCGGTGCCGCAACAGCCGCTGACCGCCACGCCGGGAGCCTCGCAGTGA
- a CDS encoding lytic transglycosylase domain-containing protein, which yields MNRRFASIALIAAGACFASANARADCFDEAAKYQQVNPLILRAIAWQESRNRPGALNKNTNGSVDYGLMQINSIHLPTLSRYGIGRDTLMEPCKNVYIAAWHLKQKMNRYGNTWQAVGAYHSETPSLRDKYARQIAAILTQWKLLPPVQ from the coding sequence ATGAACAGACGGTTCGCCTCGATTGCGTTGATCGCCGCCGGCGCGTGTTTCGCCAGCGCGAACGCTCGCGCGGACTGTTTCGACGAGGCGGCAAAATATCAGCAGGTCAATCCGCTGATCCTGCGCGCGATCGCGTGGCAGGAGTCGCGCAACCGGCCCGGCGCGCTGAACAAGAACACGAACGGCTCGGTCGACTACGGCCTGATGCAGATCAATTCGATCCACCTGCCGACGCTGTCGCGCTACGGGATCGGCCGCGACACGCTGATGGAGCCGTGCAAGAACGTCTACATCGCCGCGTGGCATCTCAAGCAGAAGATGAACCGCTACGGCAACACGTGGCAGGCCGTCGGCGCCTATCATTCGGAAACACCGTCGCTGCGCGACAAGTACGCGCGGCAGATCGCCGCCATCCTGACGCAGTGGAAGCTGTTGCCGCCCGTGCAATGA
- a CDS encoding GTP-binding protein → MNPAMNQPLPVTVLSGFLGAGKTTLLNHVLANRAGLKVAVIVNDLAAVNIDASLVRDAQALSHVEERLVEMSNGCICCTLRDDLLVEIRNLASEGRFDAIMIESTGIAEPMPIAETFTFVDDDGTSLSAIARLDTLVTVVDAYNFLRDYGSDDALATRGIAASEEDDRTLVELLIEQIEFCDVLVINKADLVGADELARLQHILARLNPRAHQVVSTFGNVPLDEVLNTGRFDFDEAANAPGWLASLDHDHTHCDDPDCHDEHHAHVHGEADEFGIGNFVYRARRPFHPARLWALLHQEWPGVLRSKGFFWLATRNDIAGSLSQAGGVCRHGPAGLWWAAQDRAEWPDDDELLAEIRAEWHGDLDDRAVGDRRQELVLIGIALDADAWREKLDACLLTDAEFALGAAGWHAFDDPFPVWDIDSHDDDDHGDTQIVHV, encoded by the coding sequence ATGAATCCGGCTATGAACCAGCCGTTGCCCGTCACCGTGCTGTCCGGTTTCCTCGGCGCCGGCAAGACCACGCTGCTCAACCATGTCCTCGCGAACCGCGCGGGCCTGAAAGTCGCCGTGATCGTCAACGATCTCGCTGCGGTCAACATCGACGCATCGCTCGTGCGTGACGCGCAGGCGCTGTCGCACGTCGAGGAACGCCTCGTCGAGATGTCGAACGGCTGCATCTGCTGCACGCTGCGCGATGACCTGCTCGTCGAGATCCGCAATCTCGCGTCCGAAGGCCGCTTCGACGCGATCATGATCGAATCGACCGGTATCGCGGAGCCGATGCCGATCGCCGAAACCTTCACGTTCGTCGACGACGACGGCACGTCGCTGTCCGCGATCGCGCGGCTCGACACGCTCGTCACCGTGGTCGACGCGTACAACTTCCTCCGCGACTACGGCTCGGACGACGCGCTCGCAACCCGCGGCATCGCCGCCTCGGAAGAGGACGACCGCACGCTCGTCGAGCTGCTGATCGAGCAGATCGAATTCTGCGACGTGCTGGTGATCAACAAGGCCGACCTCGTCGGCGCCGACGAACTCGCACGCCTGCAGCACATCCTCGCGCGCCTCAACCCGCGCGCGCACCAGGTCGTGTCGACGTTCGGCAACGTGCCGCTCGACGAAGTGCTGAACACGGGCCGTTTCGATTTCGACGAGGCCGCGAACGCGCCGGGCTGGCTCGCATCGCTCGATCACGATCACACGCATTGCGACGACCCGGACTGCCATGACGAACATCATGCGCACGTGCACGGCGAAGCCGACGAATTCGGCATCGGCAATTTTGTCTACCGTGCGCGCCGGCCGTTTCATCCGGCACGGCTCTGGGCGCTGCTGCACCAGGAGTGGCCGGGCGTGCTGCGCAGCAAGGGCTTCTTCTGGCTCGCGACGCGCAACGACATCGCGGGCTCGCTGTCGCAGGCGGGCGGCGTATGCCGCCATGGCCCGGCGGGTCTGTGGTGGGCGGCGCAGGATCGCGCGGAATGGCCGGACGACGACGAACTGCTCGCGGAAATCCGCGCCGAATGGCACGGCGATCTCGACGATCGCGCAGTGGGCGATCGCCGGCAGGAACTCGTGCTGATCGGCATCGCGCTCGACGCGGATGCGTGGCGCGAGAAACTCGATGCGTGCCTGCTGACCGATGCGGAATTCGCGCTCGGCGCGGCGGGATGGCACGCGTTCGACGATCCGTTCCCGGTGTGGGATATCGATTCGCACGACGACGACGATCACGGCGACACGCAGATCGTGCACGTGTAA
- a CDS encoding HU family DNA-binding protein has protein sequence MNKQELIDAVAAQTGASKAQTGETLDTLLEVIKKAVSKGDAVQLIGFGSFGSGKRAARTGRNPKTGETIKIPAAKTVKFTAGKAFKDAVNKR, from the coding sequence ATGAACAAACAGGAACTGATCGACGCCGTCGCCGCCCAAACGGGCGCCAGCAAGGCTCAAACCGGCGAAACGCTGGACACGCTGCTCGAAGTCATCAAGAAGGCCGTGTCGAAGGGTGATGCGGTTCAGCTGATCGGCTTCGGCAGCTTCGGTTCGGGCAAGCGCGCAGCACGTACGGGCCGCAACCCGAAGACGGGCGAAACCATCAAGATCCCGGCAGCCAAGACGGTCAAGTTCACGGCTGGCAAGGCGTTCAAGGACGCCGTCAACAAGCGTTAA
- the mnmC gene encoding bifunctional tRNA (5-methylaminomethyl-2-thiouridine)(34)-methyltransferase MnmD/FAD-dependent 5-carboxymethylaminomethyl-2-thiouridine(34) oxidoreductase MnmC: MTDRLVPATFAIRDDGTLVSPEFGDIYHNVAGALAQANYVSVAGNRLPARWQGRRTFTIVETGFGTGANFLATWAAWREDPARCERLHFVSVEKHPFSRDDLRKALSHIVANTTMSAEAAMLADAWPTLVPGLHRLEFDDGRVVLTLAFGDAREMLPRLVARADAFYLDGFAPAKNPDMWSADVFRALGRLAAEGATFATYSSSGVVKQALTDAGFTYRKVDGFAGKFVMLVGEYAPRWRARRHEPPLALPVAARRAIVIGAGLAGCAVVERLAARGWEVTLIERHERIASEASGNPAGVFHPLMTRDDNVASRLTRGGFLHAIARWRALERAGHAFARSTRGMIHLAESADDFARMRDAFDAFGAPSDYVSLLDADAARAYLNLPVAHGGLLFPHGGAVWPAGLCAAQCEAAGKRVRLLASTAVARLERRGDAWHALDDAGGTLAEAPVVVLANAGDAARLAGLQHVALQPVRGQLTLLPPGSTAPLPCPAIGDGYAVPLDDGTLLIGATFEPDDVDPAMRAAGHAENLERVRRLLPGLIGDVPDPGTLRGRVAFRWVVGDRLPLIGPLADEAGAVAKARALSGAQARDLPRMPGLYGAFGFGSRGLVWAALGAELIASQLEGEPWPLERELADAVDPARFLIRALRARRVSQAG; encoded by the coding sequence ATGACCGACCGACTTGTTCCCGCCACGTTCGCCATCCGCGACGACGGCACGCTCGTGTCGCCCGAGTTCGGCGACATCTATCACAACGTCGCGGGCGCGCTCGCGCAGGCGAACTACGTGTCCGTCGCGGGCAACCGGCTGCCGGCGCGCTGGCAAGGCCGCCGCACGTTCACGATCGTCGAGACGGGGTTCGGCACGGGCGCCAACTTCCTCGCGACCTGGGCCGCGTGGCGCGAGGATCCCGCACGTTGCGAGCGGCTGCATTTCGTGTCGGTCGAGAAGCACCCGTTCTCGCGCGACGACTTGCGCAAGGCGCTTTCCCATATCGTTGCGAACACAACCATGTCGGCCGAAGCCGCGATGCTTGCCGATGCGTGGCCGACGCTCGTGCCGGGTTTGCACCGGCTCGAATTCGACGACGGGCGGGTCGTGCTCACGCTTGCATTCGGCGACGCGCGCGAGATGCTGCCGAGACTCGTCGCACGTGCCGATGCGTTTTATCTGGATGGTTTCGCGCCGGCGAAAAACCCGGACATGTGGTCGGCCGACGTGTTCCGCGCCCTCGGACGCCTCGCTGCCGAAGGCGCGACCTTCGCGACGTATTCGAGTTCGGGCGTCGTGAAACAGGCGCTCACCGACGCGGGTTTCACGTATCGCAAGGTCGACGGGTTTGCCGGCAAGTTCGTGATGCTCGTCGGCGAATACGCGCCGCGCTGGCGCGCGCGCCGGCACGAGCCGCCGCTCGCATTGCCCGTTGCGGCACGCCGCGCGATCGTGATCGGTGCGGGCCTGGCGGGCTGCGCGGTCGTCGAACGTCTCGCCGCGCGCGGCTGGGAGGTCACGCTGATCGAACGGCACGAGCGAATCGCGAGCGAGGCGTCGGGCAATCCGGCCGGCGTGTTCCATCCGCTGATGACGCGCGACGACAACGTCGCGAGCCGGCTCACGCGCGGCGGCTTCCTGCACGCGATCGCGCGCTGGCGCGCACTCGAACGCGCGGGCCATGCATTCGCGCGCAGCACGCGCGGGATGATTCATCTCGCCGAATCGGCCGACGACTTCGCGCGGATGCGTGATGCTTTCGATGCGTTCGGCGCACCGTCCGACTACGTATCGCTGCTCGACGCCGATGCCGCGCGCGCCTATCTGAACCTGCCGGTCGCGCACGGCGGCCTGCTGTTTCCGCACGGCGGCGCCGTCTGGCCGGCCGGCCTTTGCGCGGCCCAGTGCGAGGCGGCCGGCAAGCGCGTGCGCTTGCTCGCGTCCACCGCCGTGGCACGACTCGAACGGCGGGGCGATGCATGGCATGCGCTCGACGATGCGGGCGGCACACTGGCCGAAGCGCCCGTCGTCGTGCTCGCGAATGCCGGCGATGCCGCACGCCTCGCCGGGTTGCAGCACGTCGCGCTGCAACCGGTGCGTGGCCAGCTCACGTTGCTGCCCCCCGGCAGCACGGCACCGCTGCCGTGCCCGGCGATCGGCGACGGTTACGCGGTACCGCTCGACGACGGCACGCTGCTGATCGGCGCGACGTTCGAGCCCGACGACGTTGATCCCGCGATGCGCGCGGCCGGTCACGCCGAAAACCTCGAGCGCGTGCGCCGTCTGCTGCCGGGCCTGATCGGCGACGTGCCGGATCCCGGCACGCTGCGCGGCCGCGTTGCGTTCCGCTGGGTTGTCGGCGATCGACTGCCGCTCATCGGCCCGCTCGCGGACGAAGCGGGAGCCGTCGCCAAAGCACGCGCGCTGAGCGGCGCGCAGGCGCGCGACCTGCCGCGCATGCCCGGACTCTACGGCGCATTCGGTTTCGGTTCGCGCGGCCTCGTATGGGCCGCACTCGGCGCCGAACTGATCGCATCGCAACTCGAAGGCGAGCCGTGGCCGCTCGAACGCGAACTCGCCGATGCCGTCGATCCCGCACGCTTCCTGATCCGCGCATTGCGCGCGCGCCGCGTCAGCCAGGCCGGCTGA